A genome region from Nocardiopsis exhalans includes the following:
- a CDS encoding TetR/AcrR family transcriptional regulator, which produces MSQREDLLAGAKKCLIEKGYSKTTARDIAAASGAHLASIGYHFGSKDNLMNTAVIEATSEWGNVFDRAVRETATGSPEERIRLLVTVLFESIPEQRDLMVAGVEAYAQSPFNEDIRTALTEGHQEARRELAALILDVPSDQVDPGTVAGLGSMIYNIVTGYVQQYIVDPDSLPTVDQAMEGLRALVSPGA; this is translated from the coding sequence ATGAGCCAACGCGAGGACCTGCTGGCTGGCGCGAAGAAGTGCCTGATCGAAAAGGGCTACAGCAAGACCACAGCCCGGGACATCGCCGCCGCCTCGGGGGCGCACCTGGCGTCCATCGGGTACCACTTCGGGTCCAAGGACAACCTGATGAACACCGCGGTGATCGAGGCGACCAGTGAGTGGGGAAACGTCTTCGACAGGGCCGTGCGGGAGACCGCGACCGGGAGCCCCGAGGAACGGATCCGCCTGTTGGTCACCGTGCTCTTCGAGAGCATCCCCGAGCAGCGGGACCTGATGGTGGCGGGGGTCGAGGCCTACGCCCAGTCGCCCTTCAACGAGGACATCCGGACGGCGCTCACGGAAGGGCACCAGGAGGCGCGCCGTGAGCTCGCCGCGCTGATCCTGGACGTGCCGTCCGACCAGGTCGACCCGGGCACCGTCGCCGGGCTGGGCTCGATGATCTACAACATCGTCACCGGATACGTGCAGCAGTACATCGTCGACCCGGACTCCCTGCCCACTGTGGATCAGGCGATGGAGGGTCTGCGAGCGCTGGTGAGCCCCGGCGCCTGA
- a CDS encoding anti-sigma factor family protein: MDHLGERLSALIDGELGAAEHERALIHLAKCESCRFEADMMRRLKRRLTGLGEPEPDMDFMGRLMSQPGLGGLGGMGGGPGDRGDRGPSDQPSGGPFGSSPPLGHSRPLGGYPTGGPLMAEQTDRYSGNRSIRTDGNRSTEPANQPRTQPERYVPARPERRDGGDRFSGLLPYFSGGRYAVAGLAVATALLGSAFVAGAEGEDTPVVEPRLADFAVEHAVTSRQIPVVDPLPAHQAPFEPLPVVAEHSSAPTETTR, from the coding sequence ATGGACCACCTCGGGGAGCGCCTCTCGGCGCTCATCGACGGGGAGCTGGGTGCCGCCGAACACGAGCGTGCCCTCATCCACCTGGCCAAGTGCGAGTCGTGCCGTTTCGAGGCCGACATGATGCGCCGGCTCAAGCGCAGACTCACCGGGCTCGGCGAACCCGAGCCTGACATGGACTTCATGGGGCGCCTGATGTCCCAGCCCGGCCTGGGCGGGCTGGGCGGCATGGGCGGCGGTCCCGGTGATCGGGGTGATCGCGGCCCCTCGGACCAGCCCTCGGGAGGCCCTTTCGGATCGAGCCCCCCGCTGGGGCACTCCCGACCCCTCGGCGGGTACCCCACGGGCGGACCCCTGATGGCCGAGCAGACCGACCGGTACTCCGGGAACCGCTCGATCCGGACGGACGGGAACCGGTCCACCGAGCCCGCGAACCAGCCGCGGACCCAGCCGGAGCGGTACGTCCCGGCCCGACCCGAACGCCGGGACGGCGGCGACCGGTTCTCCGGCCTGCTGCCGTACTTCTCCGGCGGGCGTTACGCGGTCGCGGGCCTGGCGGTGGCGACGGCGCTCCTGGGGAGCGCGTTCGTCGCGGGGGCTGAGGGCGAGGACACCCCGGTGGTCGAACCCCGCCTAGCCGACTTCGCGGTCGAGCACGCGGTGACCAGCCGTCAGATCCCGGTGGTGGACCCGCTGCCCGCGCACCAGGCACCGTTCGAACCCCTGCCCGTCGTGGCCGAGCACTCCTCGGCTCCGACCGAAACGACCCGGTGA
- the purE gene encoding 5-(carboxyamino)imidazole ribonucleotide mutase, with protein sequence MTDNKPVVGIVMGSDSDWPVMREAAEALKEFGVPFEADVVSAHRMPHEMISYGAEAAGRGLKAIIAGAGGAAHLPGMLASVTTLPVIGVPVPLKYLDGMDSLLSIVQMPAGVPVATVAVGAARNAGLLAVRQLAAHDPELAERMAKFQEELKEQAHAKGERLRREVSDNGSTMGFGF encoded by the coding sequence GTGACCGACAACAAGCCCGTGGTGGGCATCGTGATGGGGTCCGACTCCGACTGGCCGGTGATGCGCGAGGCGGCCGAGGCGCTCAAGGAGTTCGGCGTCCCCTTCGAGGCCGACGTGGTCTCCGCGCACCGGATGCCGCACGAGATGATCTCCTACGGTGCCGAAGCGGCCGGCCGCGGTCTCAAGGCGATCATCGCCGGCGCGGGCGGCGCCGCCCACCTGCCCGGGATGCTGGCCTCGGTCACCACCCTGCCGGTGATCGGTGTCCCGGTGCCGCTCAAGTACCTGGACGGTATGGACTCGCTGCTGTCCATCGTGCAGATGCCCGCCGGGGTCCCGGTTGCCACGGTCGCGGTGGGCGCGGCCCGCAACGCCGGGCTGCTGGCCGTGCGCCAGCTCGCCGCGCACGACCCGGAGCTGGCCGAGCGCATGGCCAAGTTCCAGGAGGAGCTCAAGGAGCAGGCGCACGCCAAGGGTGAGCGTCTCCGCCGCGAGGTGTCCGACAACGGTTCGACGATGGGCTTCGGCTTCTAG
- a CDS encoding O-methyltransferase gives MGDGPLADAYDAGVRAAAPPVDAATGAALRFLSAAIAARSVVEVGTGCGTSGIWLLRGMVPEGILTTVDVNAAYQDYARSAFARAGFGAGRARLIRGTALEVLPRLTDGGYDMVSVDADQVSYPAYLEEALRLLRPGGVVVFNNVMVGSDEPDGPLRVPGPAEIAVREVMQRMREDESFIPLLVPVGEGLLAAIRP, from the coding sequence ATGGGCGACGGACCTCTGGCGGACGCCTACGACGCGGGAGTGCGTGCCGCCGCACCGCCCGTGGACGCCGCGACGGGGGCGGCGCTGCGGTTCCTCAGCGCCGCCATCGCTGCCCGTTCGGTGGTGGAGGTGGGCACCGGCTGCGGGACGTCGGGGATCTGGCTGCTGCGGGGGATGGTGCCGGAGGGGATCCTGACGACGGTGGACGTCAACGCCGCCTACCAGGACTACGCGCGTTCGGCCTTCGCCCGAGCCGGTTTCGGCGCGGGCCGGGCCCGGCTGATCCGCGGTACGGCGCTGGAGGTACTGCCCCGGCTGACCGACGGCGGCTACGACATGGTGTCCGTCGACGCGGACCAGGTCTCCTACCCGGCCTATCTGGAAGAGGCGCTGCGACTGCTGCGGCCGGGCGGGGTCGTGGTGTTCAACAACGTCATGGTGGGCTCGGACGAACCCGACGGCCCGCTGCGGGTCCCCGGCCCGGCGGAGATCGCGGTGCGCGAGGTCATGCAGCGGATGCGCGAGGACGAGTCCTTCATCCCGCTGCTGGTACCGGTGGGCGAAGGGCTGCTCGCCGCCATCCGCCCCTGA
- the sigE gene encoding RNA polymerase sigma factor SigE codes for MPETGPAVEFEAWEPPSWEEVVRVHSPRVYRLAYRLTGNKHDAEDLTQEVFIRVFRSLANYTPGTFEGWLHRITTNLFLDMARRKARIRFEGLADNADERLEGREPSPAQRYDDRHFDADIQSALDALPAEFRAPVVLCDIEGLSYEEIAATLDVKLGTVRSRIHRGRAQLRRALEHRRSLAAQALNGGQDGAQSMTRGGGTDVMHGEAE; via the coding sequence GTGCCAGAGACCGGCCCTGCCGTTGAGTTCGAGGCATGGGAACCCCCGAGCTGGGAAGAGGTCGTGCGCGTCCACTCGCCGCGGGTCTACCGGCTGGCCTATCGCCTCACCGGGAACAAGCACGACGCCGAGGACCTCACCCAGGAGGTCTTCATCCGTGTGTTCCGCTCCCTCGCCAACTACACTCCCGGAACCTTCGAGGGGTGGCTGCACCGCATCACCACCAACCTCTTCCTCGACATGGCCCGGCGCAAGGCACGCATCCGTTTCGAGGGGCTGGCCGACAACGCCGACGAACGCCTGGAGGGCCGCGAGCCCTCGCCCGCCCAGCGCTACGACGACCGGCACTTCGACGCTGACATCCAGAGCGCACTGGACGCCCTGCCCGCCGAGTTCCGCGCCCCCGTCGTGCTGTGCGACATCGAGGGGCTCTCCTACGAGGAGATCGCGGCCACACTCGACGTCAAGCTCGGTACCGTACGCAGCCGGATCCACCGAGGCAGGGCCCAGCTCCGCCGCGCCCTGGAGCACCGCAGGTCCCTGGCGGCCCAGGCCCTGAACGGCGGTCAGGACGGCGCCCAGAGCATGACCCGGGGCGGCGGAACCGACGTGATGCACGGGGAGGCGGAGTGA
- a CDS encoding Mrp/NBP35 family ATP-binding protein — protein sequence MSSTPTTEQVLEALATVQDPEIHRPITDLGMVKGVDIADDGAVHVGIYLTVAGCPMKGRIEKDVTGAVTKVAGVTKVTVELDVMNEEQRKELQTKLRGGQAEKEIPFAKPNSLTKVYAVASGKGGVGKSSVTVNLAAALAAQGHKVGVVDADIYGHSVPRMLGASDFPTKVEDMILPPTAHNIKVISVGMFTEGNTPVVWRGPMLHRALQQFLSDVFWGDLDVLLMDLPPGTGDIAISVAQMLPGAELLVVTTPQQAAAEVAERAGAITAQTHQRIAGVIENMSYYQPEGGGDPVYLFGQGGGQKVADALTKTLGAEIPLMGQVPLDTRLREGGDEGQPLVLTHPDAEASKVLVSIAEKLVGKPRGLAGMQLGISPAGR from the coding sequence ATGTCCTCCACACCCACCACCGAGCAGGTCCTCGAAGCCCTGGCCACGGTGCAAGACCCGGAGATCCACCGACCCATCACCGACCTCGGCATGGTCAAGGGCGTCGACATCGCCGACGACGGTGCCGTGCACGTCGGTATCTACCTCACGGTTGCCGGCTGCCCGATGAAGGGCCGCATCGAAAAGGACGTGACGGGAGCGGTGACCAAGGTCGCCGGCGTCACGAAGGTCACCGTCGAACTCGACGTCATGAACGAGGAGCAGCGCAAGGAGCTCCAGACCAAGCTCCGCGGCGGCCAGGCGGAGAAGGAGATCCCCTTCGCCAAGCCGAACTCGCTCACCAAGGTCTACGCGGTCGCCTCGGGCAAGGGCGGTGTCGGCAAGTCGTCCGTCACCGTGAACCTCGCCGCCGCGCTCGCGGCCCAGGGCCACAAGGTCGGTGTCGTCGACGCCGACATCTACGGCCACTCGGTGCCGCGCATGCTCGGTGCGTCGGACTTCCCGACCAAGGTCGAGGACATGATCCTCCCGCCGACCGCGCACAACATCAAGGTCATCTCGGTGGGCATGTTCACCGAGGGCAACACCCCGGTGGTGTGGCGCGGCCCGATGCTGCACCGTGCCCTCCAGCAGTTCCTCTCCGACGTCTTCTGGGGTGACCTGGACGTCCTGCTGATGGACCTGCCCCCGGGCACCGGCGACATCGCGATCTCCGTCGCGCAGATGCTCCCGGGCGCCGAACTGCTCGTGGTCACCACACCGCAGCAGGCAGCCGCCGAGGTCGCCGAGCGCGCGGGCGCCATCACCGCCCAGACGCACCAGCGCATCGCCGGTGTCATCGAGAACATGTCCTACTACCAGCCGGAGGGCGGCGGCGACCCCGTCTACCTCTTCGGCCAGGGCGGTGGCCAGAAGGTCGCCGACGCCCTGACCAAGACCCTGGGCGCGGAGATCCCGCTCATGGGACAGGTGCCGCTGGACACCCGTCTGCGCGAGGGCGGCGACGAGGGCCAGCCGCTGGTCCTGACCCACCCCGACGCGGAGGCCAGCAAGGTGCTCGTCTCGATCGCCGAGAAGCTGGTCGGCAAGCCCCGAGGGCTGGCCGGGATGCAGCTGGGCATCTCTCCCGCCGGCCGCTGA
- a CDS encoding transcriptional regulator: protein MRSQGPSSGPHSGPASAVIAALLCVLVLTGAVHPEATSVPAEGEDDGMAVLQRSAASHNEVAYTAVREVRGPQGADRGGVDVRVVNRPGAGLAMSPLDGEEQAGEERAFVVLASSALESLDERLLDVLEDTYHVVDAGPDDLDGRPARLVEVLRADSTVAGRFWVDIETDLLLGHTVYDLAGEEAFSSHLTELSLEEGSWPDEVLGDSPWGDALDSAQRRELREAGWVLPEHLTWNLRLVDTRSKHYEGEPVVHAVYSDGLSQVSVFSQRGKLGTEHPSTLHNGYVGTGTGGGGVTTGHDTIFGGDVGQYQSVWQANGFVYTVLADAPADLASSAVAALPGPEDSGFWARVLRGLSRLGLL from the coding sequence GTGAGGTCGCAAGGCCCCTCTTCCGGTCCGCACTCCGGACCCGCGTCCGCCGTCATCGCCGCGCTGCTGTGCGTCCTCGTACTGACCGGCGCGGTACATCCGGAGGCCACCTCGGTTCCGGCCGAGGGCGAGGACGACGGCATGGCCGTACTGCAGCGCTCCGCCGCCTCGCACAACGAGGTGGCCTACACCGCCGTGCGCGAGGTGCGTGGGCCGCAGGGCGCCGACCGGGGCGGGGTCGACGTACGCGTGGTCAACCGACCGGGTGCGGGCCTGGCCATGTCCCCGTTGGACGGGGAGGAACAGGCCGGAGAGGAACGCGCCTTCGTCGTGCTGGCCTCCTCCGCCCTGGAGTCCCTCGACGAGCGGCTGCTGGACGTGCTCGAGGACACCTACCACGTGGTGGACGCGGGCCCCGACGACCTCGACGGCCGCCCGGCCCGCCTGGTGGAGGTACTGCGCGCCGACTCCACCGTCGCCGGGCGTTTCTGGGTGGACATCGAGACCGACCTTCTCCTGGGCCACACGGTGTACGACCTCGCGGGGGAGGAGGCGTTCAGCAGCCATCTCACCGAGCTCAGCCTGGAGGAGGGCTCCTGGCCGGACGAGGTCCTCGGGGACTCGCCCTGGGGTGACGCCCTGGACAGTGCGCAACGCCGCGAACTTCGCGAGGCGGGCTGGGTTCTGCCCGAGCACCTCACCTGGAACCTCCGGCTGGTCGACACCCGCTCCAAGCACTACGAGGGCGAGCCGGTCGTGCACGCCGTCTACTCGGACGGGCTCTCGCAGGTGTCGGTTTTCAGCCAACGTGGCAAGCTGGGAACAGAACACCCCTCCACACTTCATAACGGATATGTCGGAACCGGGACGGGGGGAGGAGGCGTCACAACAGGGCACGACACGATCTTCGGCGGAGACGTGGGTCAGTACCAGAGCGTGTGGCAGGCGAACGGATTCGTCTACACGGTCCTGGCCGACGCCCCCGCGGACCTGGCCTCCTCGGCAGTGGCCGCGTTGCCAGGGCCCGAGGACTCAGGCTTTTGGGCCAGGGTGCTGCGGGGTCTGTCCCGGCTGGGCCTCCTGTAA
- a CDS encoding GtrA family protein: protein MRDFATRHRRLAKLAAEVGKFGSVGAVAYVVQLVVTNLLWANGMQVMAGQVLGTLCAIAVAFVGNRFWTFGDRARTGYGRETFLFLVMNGVGMLIQLGCQAFSLYVLGLDGPLAQNVSGNVVGVALGTLFRFFAYRTWVFPPQPETESTGPRVSTLTEDDRTPRAQ, encoded by the coding sequence ATGCGTGATTTCGCTACCCGGCACCGCCGGTTGGCCAAGCTGGCCGCCGAGGTCGGCAAGTTCGGTTCCGTCGGCGCCGTCGCCTATGTCGTTCAGCTCGTCGTGACCAACCTGCTGTGGGCCAACGGCATGCAGGTGATGGCCGGACAGGTGCTGGGCACCCTGTGCGCGATCGCGGTGGCGTTCGTCGGCAACCGGTTCTGGACGTTCGGTGACCGGGCGCGCACCGGCTACGGCCGGGAGACTTTCCTGTTCCTGGTGATGAACGGCGTGGGCATGCTCATCCAGCTGGGCTGTCAGGCCTTCTCCCTGTACGTGCTCGGTCTGGACGGCCCCCTCGCGCAGAACGTCTCCGGCAACGTGGTGGGCGTGGCCCTGGGCACGCTGTTCCGGTTCTTCGCCTACCGCACCTGGGTGTTCCCGCCCCAGCCGGAAACCGAGAGCACCGGCCCGCGGGTCAGCACCCTTACCGAGGACGACAGAACCCCGCGGGCTCAGTAA
- a CDS encoding S1C family serine protease — translation MNPNRPPSPEDPTGYHQGAGGPSQPQQGQQPQYGQQAQQPQQPQYGQTAQQGQAAQQTAQQASQSHGHFASPPGTQAQYTQPAPGQGTGSRRRGVPAWIALSGMLVVALIAGGAGGLAGGLISSSGEQDAPAPDPGPTINEPPSEAPERAPDTIAGVAQRVSPSVVSLRSAGGRIGASGSGFVIDGDYVVTNEHVSTPLEEDGIIIEYSDGKFSLATVIGSDPTSDLAVLELEDPNDVEPLEFGNSDEAVVGDEVIAIGAPLGLAGTVTQGIISAMDRPVSSDEGQSQFFAIQTDAAINPGNSGGPLVDIQGRVIGVNSMIVTMGGGFMGEQPGGNIGLGFAIPATEAEQVVKRMIGTDDAENTGPADLGVTYDGESPVIGAVIAEDDDAVEPGGPADAAGLQPGDVIVSFDGRRVNSHGELQAMVRDRSPGEEIELEYERDGERETATVTLGSGE, via the coding sequence ATGAACCCCAACCGGCCCCCGTCCCCGGAGGACCCCACCGGCTACCACCAGGGCGCCGGCGGTCCCAGCCAGCCTCAGCAAGGACAGCAACCCCAGTACGGTCAGCAGGCGCAGCAACCCCAGCAGCCCCAGTATGGTCAGACCGCCCAGCAGGGGCAGGCCGCCCAGCAGACCGCACAGCAGGCCTCCCAGAGTCACGGGCACTTCGCCTCGCCGCCCGGGACCCAGGCCCAGTACACCCAGCCCGCCCCGGGACAGGGGACGGGCTCCCGCAGGCGCGGGGTCCCCGCCTGGATCGCGCTGAGCGGCATGCTCGTCGTCGCCCTCATCGCGGGCGGCGCGGGCGGTCTCGCCGGCGGCCTGATCAGCTCCTCCGGGGAACAGGACGCCCCGGCCCCCGACCCGGGGCCGACCATCAACGAACCCCCGTCCGAAGCGCCCGAGCGCGCCCCCGACACCATCGCGGGGGTGGCCCAGCGGGTCAGCCCGAGCGTGGTCTCCCTGCGCAGCGCGGGCGGCCGGATCGGAGCGAGCGGTTCGGGTTTCGTCATCGACGGCGACTACGTGGTCACCAACGAACACGTCTCCACGCCGCTCGAGGAGGACGGGATCATCATCGAGTACAGCGACGGCAAGTTCAGCCTGGCCACGGTGATCGGCTCCGACCCCACGTCCGACCTCGCCGTCCTGGAGCTGGAGGACCCCAACGACGTCGAGCCCCTGGAGTTCGGCAACTCCGACGAAGCGGTCGTCGGCGACGAGGTCATCGCGATCGGCGCGCCCCTGGGCCTGGCCGGAACCGTCACCCAGGGCATCATCAGCGCCATGGACCGTCCGGTCAGCTCCGACGAGGGCCAGAGCCAGTTCTTCGCCATCCAGACCGACGCCGCGATCAACCCCGGTAACTCCGGCGGGCCCCTCGTGGACATCCAGGGCCGGGTCATCGGGGTCAACTCGATGATCGTCACCATGGGCGGCGGCTTCATGGGCGAACAGCCCGGCGGCAACATCGGCCTGGGCTTCGCGATCCCTGCCACGGAGGCCGAGCAGGTCGTCAAGCGGATGATCGGCACCGACGACGCGGAGAACACCGGCCCCGCCGACCTCGGTGTCACCTATGACGGTGAAAGCCCGGTCATCGGCGCGGTCATCGCCGAGGACGACGACGCGGTCGAGCCGGGCGGCCCCGCCGACGCGGCCGGGCTGCAGCCGGGTGACGTGATCGTCAGCTTCGACGGTCGCAGGGTCAACTCCCACGGCGAACTCCAGGCGATGGTGCGCGACCGCTCGCCAGGCGAGGAGATCGAGCTGGAGTACGAGCGCGACGGCGAACGGGAGACCGCCACCGTCACCCTCGGATCGGGCGAGTGA
- a CDS encoding CPBP family intramembrane glutamic endopeptidase: MRSKQFACAELPEGESYHRLARTPLFRWWVLPLAVLVFAVLLFFLWVGVMLVMTIVAILGGSGLAPDSVRVGEIAGLAFGLAAIALLIPVTLFVVRVVQWRRAGSLISVEGRVRWRWLARCVFTAAVPVTAGTGLLLLVSGGTPAGGPGAVNYGSVEVLAAALLVIALLVPLQSAAEEMTVRGLTMQLVGSLGSPSGDSAFSRVLRSPWPAVLGGGTLFAALYASTHPGNLWTTVSLVVFGLGMAWLTWRTGGLEAAIGLHVVNSLVQFTLCAVEGRLSEVGTGVVIGSGLPLGTNTPMTLVLTTVQVGLYLLLVTGLARRGGVSRRSPLTRY; this comes from the coding sequence GTGCGCTCCAAGCAGTTCGCCTGCGCGGAGCTCCCCGAGGGTGAGTCCTATCACAGACTGGCCCGGACCCCGCTGTTCCGGTGGTGGGTCCTGCCACTGGCGGTGCTGGTCTTCGCGGTCCTGCTGTTCTTCCTGTGGGTCGGCGTCATGCTCGTCATGACGATCGTCGCGATCCTCGGCGGCAGCGGCCTTGCCCCGGACTCGGTCCGGGTGGGTGAGATCGCCGGGTTGGCCTTCGGGCTGGCGGCGATAGCGCTGCTGATCCCCGTCACCCTTTTCGTGGTCCGCGTGGTGCAGTGGCGCCGGGCCGGATCACTCATCTCGGTCGAGGGCCGCGTGCGCTGGCGCTGGCTGGCCCGCTGCGTGTTCACCGCGGCGGTCCCCGTCACGGCGGGTACCGGACTGCTCCTGCTGGTGTCCGGCGGGACCCCCGCCGGCGGCCCGGGCGCGGTCAACTACGGCAGCGTCGAGGTCCTCGCGGCGGCGCTGCTCGTGATCGCCCTGCTGGTGCCGCTCCAGTCCGCGGCCGAGGAGATGACCGTGCGCGGGCTGACCATGCAGCTCGTGGGTTCACTCGGCTCGCCCTCCGGGGACAGCGCCTTCTCCCGGGTGCTGCGCTCCCCGTGGCCCGCCGTCCTGGGGGGCGGGACCCTGTTCGCCGCCCTGTACGCCTCCACCCACCCGGGCAACCTGTGGACCACCGTGTCCCTGGTGGTCTTCGGCCTGGGCATGGCCTGGCTGACCTGGCGCACCGGCGGCCTGGAGGCCGCCATCGGTCTGCACGTGGTCAACAGCCTGGTCCAGTTCACCCTGTGCGCGGTGGAGGGCCGCCTGTCCGAGGTCGGCACCGGTGTCGTGATCGGCAGCGGACTGCCGCTGGGCACCAACACCCCGATGACTCTGGTGCTGACCACCGTCCAGGTCGGCCTCTACCTGCTCCTGGTCACCGGCCTGGCCCGCCGCGGCGGTGTCAGCCGACGCAGCCCCCTCACCCGTTACTGA
- a CDS encoding 5-(carboxyamino)imidazole ribonucleotide synthase → MSERNRIVPRVGMIGGGQLSRMTHQAGIGLGVDFSVLAADPTDSAALVAGDVTLGDDRGLDDVLAFAKAHDVVTFDHEHVPEPVLRAVEEAGGLLRPGRDALRFAQDKLRMRTRMAELDAPSPRWRAVTTLDHVASFAEETGWPVVLKASRGGYDGKGVWVVDGPEEAREVVDRAAAEEVPLLVEEKVAFSRELAVQVARSPHGQVAVYPVVETVQRGGICHEVIAPAPDLPEAKALRAQQLAIEIAQALDVTGVLAVELFETADDVVVNELAMRPHNSGHWSIEGARTSQFEQHLRAVLNLPLGSPRTNAPYTVMANLLGGEDPDVYRRYLHVMAKDPEVKVHFYGKGVRPGRKIGHVTVMGDDYQDLLERARDAASYLRGEQQ, encoded by the coding sequence GTGAGCGAGCGTAACCGCATCGTCCCCCGCGTGGGAATGATCGGCGGAGGTCAACTCTCCAGGATGACCCACCAGGCGGGCATCGGACTGGGAGTGGACTTCTCCGTCCTGGCAGCCGACCCCACCGACAGCGCGGCCCTGGTCGCGGGCGACGTCACCCTGGGCGATGACCGCGGCCTCGACGACGTCCTGGCCTTCGCCAAGGCACACGACGTGGTCACCTTCGACCACGAGCACGTACCCGAGCCGGTCCTGCGGGCCGTGGAGGAGGCGGGCGGGCTGCTGCGCCCGGGTCGCGACGCCCTCCGCTTCGCCCAGGACAAACTGCGTATGCGTACCCGCATGGCCGAGCTGGACGCCCCCTCCCCGCGCTGGCGGGCGGTGACCACCCTCGACCACGTCGCTTCCTTCGCGGAGGAGACCGGGTGGCCGGTCGTGCTCAAGGCCTCCCGCGGCGGCTACGACGGCAAGGGCGTGTGGGTCGTGGACGGTCCCGAGGAGGCCCGCGAGGTCGTGGACCGCGCCGCGGCCGAGGAGGTGCCGCTCCTGGTCGAGGAGAAGGTGGCCTTCAGCCGCGAACTCGCCGTGCAGGTGGCCCGTTCCCCGCACGGGCAGGTCGCCGTCTACCCGGTCGTGGAAACCGTGCAGCGCGGCGGGATCTGCCACGAGGTGATCGCCCCCGCCCCGGACCTGCCCGAGGCCAAGGCCCTGCGCGCCCAGCAGCTGGCCATCGAGATCGCCCAGGCCCTGGACGTGACCGGTGTGCTGGCGGTGGAGCTGTTCGAGACCGCCGACGACGTGGTCGTCAACGAGCTGGCCATGCGCCCGCACAACTCCGGCCACTGGAGCATCGAGGGCGCGCGCACCTCCCAGTTCGAGCAGCACCTGCGCGCGGTCCTGAACCTGCCCCTGGGGTCACCGCGCACCAACGCCCCCTACACCGTCATGGCCAACCTGCTGGGCGGCGAGGACCCTGACGTCTACCGCCGTTACCTGCACGTCATGGCCAAGGACCCCGAGGTGAAGGTGCACTTCTACGGCAAGGGCGTACGCCCGGGCCGCAAGATCGGGCACGTCACCGTGATGGGTGACGACTACCAGGACCTCCTGGAGCGCGCCCGTGACGCCGCCAGCTATCTGCGAGGAGAACAGCAGTGA